In a single window of the Candidatus Eisenbacteria bacterium genome:
- the scpA gene encoding methylmalonyl-CoA mutase, with amino-acid sequence MPEKQSPADVRLWHDLAAKERKGAGPDQLVWHTPEGIDVKPLWTAADVAGIDFAEGLPGVYPFVRGPRATMYAGQPWTIRQYAGFSTAEESNAFYRANLAAGQMGLSVAFDLATHRGYDSDHPRVVGDVGKAGVAIDSVEDMRILFDGVPLDKMSVSMTMNGAVLPVLASFIVAGEEQGVARGKLTGTIQNDILKEFMVRNTYIYPPTPSMRIVADIIEYTSKEMPKFNSISISGYHMQEAGATCDLELAFTIADGLEYVRAALSKGLDIDQFAGRLSFFFAIGMNFYMEVAKLRAARLLWATLVKKHFAPKQQGSLMLRTHCQTSGASLTEQDPFNNIIRTTVEAMAAVFGGTQSLHTNSFDEAIALPTDASARVARNTQLILQLETGIPKVIDPWGGSYFMESLTHALARKAITLIDEVEAMGGMTKAIEAGWPKLRIEETAARRQARVDRGEDVVVGVNKFKLAEEPEIDTREIDNTAVREAQVARLARIKATRDAAACQRALDALTKCAEGGQGNLLALAVEAARARATVGEISSALEKVWGRYAAEIRSISGVYGASYQDDAEWKALQAEIAKFAGEQGRRPRMLVAKIGQDGHDRGAKVIATAFADLGFDVDVGTLFQTPEEVARQAVENDVHAVGVSTQSGGHKTLVPQLVKELEKLGAGDVVVIVGGIVPPKDYAMLEQAGVKAVFGPGTNIPKAARRVLALIGASEREGTRRSA; translated from the coding sequence ATGCCCGAGAAGCAGAGCCCGGCGGACGTCCGCCTGTGGCACGACCTCGCCGCCAAGGAGCGCAAGGGCGCTGGCCCGGACCAGCTCGTCTGGCACACCCCCGAAGGAATCGACGTGAAGCCGCTGTGGACGGCGGCCGACGTCGCGGGGATCGACTTCGCCGAAGGCCTGCCGGGCGTCTACCCGTTCGTCCGCGGGCCGCGCGCCACGATGTACGCCGGCCAGCCATGGACCATCCGGCAGTACGCCGGCTTCTCGACGGCCGAGGAGTCGAACGCCTTCTACCGCGCGAACCTCGCCGCCGGGCAGATGGGCCTCTCGGTCGCGTTCGACCTCGCCACCCACCGCGGCTACGACTCGGATCACCCGCGCGTCGTCGGCGACGTCGGCAAGGCGGGCGTCGCGATCGACTCGGTCGAGGACATGAGGATCCTCTTCGACGGCGTGCCGCTCGACAAGATGTCGGTGTCGATGACCATGAACGGCGCCGTGCTGCCGGTGCTCGCGAGCTTCATCGTCGCGGGCGAGGAGCAGGGGGTGGCGCGCGGGAAGCTCACCGGGACCATCCAGAACGACATCCTGAAGGAGTTCATGGTCCGCAACACGTACATCTACCCGCCCACGCCCTCGATGCGGATCGTCGCCGACATCATCGAGTACACCTCGAAGGAGATGCCGAAGTTCAACAGCATCTCGATCAGCGGCTACCACATGCAGGAGGCGGGGGCGACGTGCGATCTCGAGCTGGCGTTCACGATCGCCGACGGGCTCGAGTACGTGCGCGCGGCGTTGTCGAAGGGGCTCGACATCGACCAGTTCGCGGGGCGCCTCTCGTTCTTCTTCGCCATCGGGATGAACTTCTACATGGAGGTGGCGAAGCTGCGCGCGGCGCGCCTGCTCTGGGCGACGCTCGTGAAGAAGCACTTCGCACCGAAGCAGCAGGGCTCGCTCATGCTGCGCACCCACTGCCAGACGTCGGGCGCGAGCCTCACCGAGCAGGATCCCTTCAACAACATCATCCGCACCACGGTCGAGGCCATGGCGGCGGTCTTCGGCGGCACGCAGAGCCTGCACACGAACTCGTTCGACGAGGCGATCGCGTTGCCGACCGACGCCTCGGCGCGCGTCGCGCGCAACACGCAGCTGATCCTGCAGCTCGAGACCGGCATCCCGAAGGTGATCGATCCGTGGGGCGGCTCGTACTTCATGGAGTCGCTGACGCACGCGCTCGCGCGCAAGGCCATCACGCTCATCGACGAGGTCGAAGCCATGGGCGGGATGACGAAGGCGATCGAGGCCGGCTGGCCGAAGCTCCGCATCGAGGAGACGGCGGCGCGGCGGCAGGCGCGCGTCGACCGCGGCGAGGACGTCGTCGTCGGCGTCAACAAGTTCAAGCTCGCCGAGGAGCCCGAGATCGACACCCGCGAGATCGACAACACCGCGGTGCGGGAAGCGCAGGTGGCGCGCCTCGCCAGGATCAAGGCGACGCGCGACGCCGCCGCGTGCCAGCGCGCGCTCGACGCGCTCACGAAGTGCGCCGAGGGCGGGCAGGGGAACCTCCTCGCGCTCGCCGTCGAAGCGGCGCGGGCGCGGGCCACCGTCGGCGAGATCTCGAGCGCGCTCGAGAAGGTGTGGGGGCGCTACGCGGCCGAGATCCGCTCGATCTCGGGCGTGTACGGCGCCTCGTACCAGGACGACGCCGAGTGGAAGGCGCTGCAGGCGGAGATCGCCAAGTTCGCGGGCGAGCAGGGCCGGCGTCCCCGCATGCTGGTCGCGAAGATCGGGCAGGACGGCCACGACCGCGGCGCCAAGGTCATCGCGACCGCGTTCGCCGACCTCGGCTTCGACGTCGACGTCGGCACGCTCTTCCAGACGCCCGAAGAGGTCGCGCGGCAGGCGGTCGAGAACGACGTCCACGCCGTCGGCGTGTCGACGCAGTCGGGTGGCCACAAGACGCTCGTGCCGCAGCTCGTGAAGGAGCTGGAGAAGCTCGGTGCCGGGGACGTGGTCGTGATCGTCGGTGGCATCGTCCCCCCGAAGGACTACGCGATGCTCGAGCAGGCGGGCGTCAAGGCCGTCTTCGGGCCGGGGACGAACATCCCGAAGGCCGCGCGGCGGGTGCTGGCGCTCATTGGTGCCAGCGAGCGCGAGGGGACGCGGCGGTCGGCGTAG
- a CDS encoding HAMP domain-containing sensor histidine kinase: MKQTPATPVLVRDSLAEVETQRDDLLVYLSAARSILDVCAGAHGVKATAQELAVVLVRELGVEACAVTLRERADAPLRLVGFAAQSDRFGEPFPVLPENGWVTLARLVGTGADPVCFRRDDDGGFSAVTPTALTSEGFTALPFSVGDERDGVLVLQTIVAPSQLFGRLQGVALLADMVGYALTMARTREATQRLCDRLSGDLGVSRRRLDEREQTLRAREDSITRLTKELVRSNNVKTEFLATVSHELRTPLNAILGYTELLHGGHIGPITGEQSEAIGRVLRAAHNLHLRVEDILFFVQMDADQVIVRSEPIQIAPIVDEVVAALSDRPSASVVALRTEIDPAARTLVTDASLFRRVLFHLLGNAFKFTERGTVWLTIRPAPRPEDALVIVRDSGVGIPPDRQRAIFDAFVQADGSDARRFDGLGMGLALVQRAAHLLGGQVDLESIPGEGSEFTVTLPGALAAESHVLIETTAPERASY, from the coding sequence GTGAAGCAGACGCCCGCGACGCCCGTCCTGGTGCGGGACTCGCTCGCCGAGGTCGAGACGCAGCGGGACGACCTGCTCGTCTACCTCTCGGCGGCGCGTTCGATCCTGGACGTGTGCGCGGGGGCTCATGGCGTCAAGGCGACCGCGCAGGAGCTGGCGGTCGTGCTGGTCCGCGAGCTCGGCGTCGAAGCGTGCGCGGTCACGCTGCGCGAGCGCGCCGACGCGCCGCTGCGGCTGGTCGGCTTCGCCGCCCAGAGCGATCGCTTCGGCGAGCCGTTCCCGGTGCTGCCCGAGAACGGCTGGGTGACACTCGCGCGTCTCGTCGGCACCGGCGCGGATCCGGTCTGCTTCCGTCGCGACGACGACGGCGGGTTCTCGGCCGTCACACCGACCGCGCTCACGAGCGAGGGCTTCACCGCGCTCCCGTTCTCGGTCGGCGACGAGCGCGACGGCGTGCTCGTGCTGCAGACGATCGTCGCGCCCTCGCAGCTCTTCGGACGCTTGCAGGGCGTCGCGCTGCTGGCCGACATGGTCGGCTACGCGCTCACCATGGCGCGCACCCGCGAAGCGACGCAGCGCCTGTGCGACCGCCTGTCGGGCGACCTCGGCGTCAGCCGGCGCCGCCTCGACGAGCGCGAGCAGACGCTCCGCGCGCGCGAGGACTCGATCACGCGGCTCACGAAGGAGCTCGTCCGCTCGAACAACGTGAAGACGGAGTTCCTCGCCACCGTGTCGCACGAGCTGCGCACACCGCTCAACGCCATCCTCGGCTACACCGAGCTGCTGCACGGCGGCCACATCGGGCCGATCACCGGCGAGCAGAGCGAAGCGATCGGGCGCGTGCTCCGCGCGGCCCACAACCTGCACCTGCGGGTCGAGGACATCCTGTTCTTCGTCCAGATGGACGCCGATCAGGTGATCGTGCGGTCGGAGCCGATCCAGATCGCGCCGATCGTCGACGAGGTGGTGGCCGCGCTCAGCGACCGGCCGTCGGCCTCGGTGGTCGCCCTGCGTACCGAGATCGACCCCGCCGCGCGAACCCTCGTGACCGACGCATCGCTCTTCCGCCGCGTGCTCTTCCACCTGCTCGGGAACGCCTTCAAGTTCACCGAGCGCGGGACCGTCTGGCTGACCATCCGCCCGGCCCCGCGTCCCGAGGACGCCCTCGTCATCGTGCGGGACTCCGGCGTCGGCATCCCGCCCGACCGCCAGCGCGCCATCTTCGACGCGTTCGTGCAGGCCGACGGCTCCGATGCGCGTCGCTTCGACGGCCTCGGCATGGGGCTCGCGCTCGTGCAGCGCGCGGCGCACCTGCTGGGTGGCCAGGTCGACCTCGAGAGCATTCCCGGGGAGGGGAGCGAATTCACCGTGACGCTACCGGGGGCGCTCGCGGCGGAGTCCCACGTTCTGATCGAGACCACCGCTCCCGAGCGCGCGAGCTACTGA
- a CDS encoding HDOD domain-containing protein, which yields MDATTLQQFRADVIARKSLPTIPPVLTGIIALIDDDRTGAKKLVELIERDQALTARLLRLANSAFFGQARKVATIPQAVLLLGFSTVRNLALGVKVWDTLGTGVSRRELEQLWTHAVEVAAAARVLARQQRQTGPDEAFTTGLLHDVGQLVLALRFKEFYWDTVHKATSTEHLAGLEQSSLGVDHAEVGSWLLEAWNLPPVMVEAVRRHHDTDVRTGLAGVISVASRLAHRTNFQTGELAPEGAPILEATGVTRDAWQTVVTEVGQTGALVMLVEAKA from the coding sequence ATGGATGCGACGACCCTGCAGCAGTTCCGCGCCGACGTGATCGCGCGCAAGAGTCTCCCGACGATCCCGCCGGTGCTCACCGGGATCATCGCGCTGATCGACGACGATCGGACGGGCGCGAAGAAGCTGGTCGAGCTCATCGAGCGGGACCAGGCGCTGACCGCCCGCCTGCTGCGGCTGGCGAACAGCGCCTTCTTCGGCCAGGCGCGGAAGGTCGCCACGATCCCGCAGGCGGTGCTCCTGCTCGGCTTCTCGACGGTGCGCAACCTGGCCCTCGGCGTCAAGGTCTGGGACACGCTCGGCACGGGCGTGTCGCGACGCGAGCTCGAGCAGCTGTGGACGCACGCGGTCGAGGTGGCCGCAGCGGCCCGCGTGCTCGCACGCCAGCAGCGCCAGACCGGCCCGGACGAGGCGTTCACCACGGGGCTTCTTCACGACGTGGGACAGCTCGTGCTCGCCCTGCGGTTCAAGGAGTTCTACTGGGACACCGTCCACAAGGCGACTTCGACCGAGCATCTGGCCGGGCTCGAGCAGTCGAGCCTGGGCGTCGATCACGCGGAGGTCGGGTCCTGGCTGCTCGAGGCGTGGAACCTCCCGCCGGTCATGGTCGAAGCGGTGCGGCGGCACCACGACACCGACGTGCGTACCGGGCTCGCCGGGGTGATCTCGGTGGCGAGCCGCCTCGCGCACCGCACGAACTTCCAGACCGGCGAGCTCGCGCCGGAGGGCGCGCCGATCCTCGAGGCGACCGGCGTCACGCGCGATGCGTGGCAGACGGTCGTGACCGAGGTGGGCCAGACCGGCGCCCTCGTGATGCTGGTGGAGGCCAAGGCGTGA
- a CDS encoding aldo/keto reductase, giving the protein MSPCTRCGGPRALRIVRPRRIVVVAFLLLPLVVGAIVGAPLLHDLVEGNDRTRLPLWRLWVVAATALVAIVGATFRLRRPICPRCDGGSRVVVLSEPPARGATRRAVLRVTGAAAAATVGGAAGIFLPNRGWLAVGRDFFNAKVETESPTPDPAWHTSRIRGYRRLGRTNAMVSDISLGSARIRDLDVPRALFERGVTYVDTSPDYSDAGSERLLGEAMQGHRDRIFLATKFCRPTGHLPNDTPVRDIIAEVEGSLQRLQTDHVDLIHIHSCDRLDRLLAPNIHEAFDRLKEQGKVRFLGVSTHTPNLEEVANAAIDSGRFDVLMLAYHFGMWPSFGHILEKAKTHDVGVVAMKTLKGAKHTNLAEFQQEAGAYSQSAFRWVLSNPNVSCLVVSFWDPEHVDEYLVASGTALRPEDTARLERYDQLVKGDYCQPHCGACLDSCPHDLPINDVLRYRMYAKDYGWREEGTSRYAALEKDASLCVTCPAPCRSACPHGVPIRTTMLDAHRVLCTVA; this is encoded by the coding sequence GTGAGCCCGTGCACCAGGTGTGGCGGCCCCCGGGCGCTGCGCATCGTGCGCCCGCGGCGGATCGTCGTCGTGGCCTTCCTGCTGCTCCCCCTGGTCGTGGGCGCGATCGTCGGCGCCCCGCTGCTGCACGACCTCGTCGAGGGCAACGACCGTACGCGACTGCCGTTGTGGCGGCTCTGGGTCGTCGCGGCGACCGCGCTGGTAGCGATCGTCGGGGCGACCTTCCGCCTGCGCCGTCCGATCTGCCCGCGGTGCGACGGCGGCTCGCGCGTCGTCGTCCTGTCCGAGCCCCCGGCCAGAGGCGCCACGCGGCGGGCGGTGCTGCGCGTGACCGGCGCCGCGGCGGCCGCGACGGTCGGCGGTGCGGCGGGCATCTTCCTGCCGAACCGCGGGTGGCTCGCGGTCGGACGGGACTTCTTCAACGCCAAGGTCGAGACCGAATCCCCCACGCCCGATCCCGCCTGGCACACCTCGCGCATCCGCGGCTACCGGCGCCTCGGACGCACGAACGCGATGGTGTCCGACATCTCGCTCGGCTCGGCGCGCATTCGCGACCTCGACGTCCCGCGCGCGCTCTTCGAGCGCGGCGTCACCTACGTCGACACGTCGCCCGACTACTCCGACGCTGGCTCGGAGCGGCTGCTGGGCGAGGCCATGCAGGGCCACCGCGACCGCATCTTCCTGGCGACGAAGTTCTGCCGCCCGACCGGGCACCTCCCAAACGACACGCCGGTGCGCGACATCATCGCCGAGGTGGAAGGAAGCCTGCAGCGGCTCCAGACGGATCACGTGGACCTGATCCACATCCATTCGTGCGATCGGTTGGATCGCCTCCTCGCGCCCAACATCCACGAGGCGTTCGATCGGTTGAAGGAGCAGGGCAAGGTGCGCTTCCTCGGCGTCTCCACGCACACGCCGAATCTGGAGGAGGTCGCCAACGCCGCCATCGACTCGGGGCGTTTCGACGTCCTCATGCTCGCGTACCACTTCGGCATGTGGCCGAGCTTCGGCCACATCCTCGAGAAGGCGAAGACGCACGACGTCGGGGTCGTGGCGATGAAGACCCTGAAGGGCGCCAAGCACACGAACCTCGCCGAGTTCCAGCAGGAGGCTGGTGCGTACTCGCAGTCGGCGTTCCGCTGGGTGCTCTCGAACCCGAACGTGTCCTGCCTCGTCGTTTCGTTCTGGGATCCGGAGCACGTCGACGAGTACCTGGTCGCGTCGGGGACGGCGCTGCGCCCCGAGGACACGGCGCGCCTCGAGCGCTACGACCAGCTCGTCAAGGGCGACTACTGCCAGCCGCATTGCGGCGCGTGCCTCGACTCGTGCCCGCACGACCTGCCGATCAACGACGTGCTGCGCTACCGCATGTACGCCAAGGATTACGGATGGCGCGAGGAAGGGACGTCGCGCTACGCCGCGCTGGAAAAGGACGCGAGCCTGTGCGTCACCTGCCCTGCCCCATGTCGGTCGGCCTGTCCGCACGGGGTGCCGATCCGCACCACCATGCTCGACGCGCACCGCGTGCTCTGCACCGTGGCTTGA
- a CDS encoding NAD-dependent epimerase/dehydratase family protein, translated as MARVPFDTPEGLFHFADPEPDPAPVIAPRPAAVTETWSHPRGGARPGETVLITGIAGGQGRLIARRLANTFDLVGVDRHPWEGHPPGLRVLTVDIRKRKFEDVFRTERPTAVVHLAFIRHFRLGEELRHEINVLGTKRVLEYAIAHGVKRVVLLSSSYVYGAFPDNPYYMDEDSPLNVSRNYAEVRDLSEVDTLATAFLWRHPEVATTVLRPVSTLGYYVHSNMGRYLRGRYVPTIMGFNPMMQFIHEEDVAEAVALALQTGTHGVFNLTGPGAVPLKVAIHESGGTAVPFPETVARAVFSRLFRWGLYPTPPGAINFLKYPCTLDGRRFQQATGFAPLFSLEDVFASVRR; from the coding sequence ATGGCGCGGGTTCCGTTCGACACGCCGGAAGGCCTCTTCCACTTCGCGGATCCCGAGCCGGATCCGGCGCCGGTGATCGCGCCGCGTCCGGCGGCCGTGACCGAGACCTGGAGCCATCCGCGCGGCGGCGCGCGCCCCGGCGAGACCGTCCTCATCACCGGCATCGCCGGCGGCCAGGGTCGCCTCATCGCGCGCCGGCTCGCGAACACGTTCGATCTGGTCGGCGTCGATCGCCACCCGTGGGAAGGCCACCCGCCCGGGTTGCGCGTCCTCACCGTCGACATCCGCAAGCGAAAGTTCGAGGACGTCTTCCGCACCGAACGTCCCACCGCCGTCGTCCACCTCGCCTTCATCCGGCACTTCCGCCTGGGCGAGGAGCTGCGGCACGAGATCAACGTGCTCGGCACCAAGCGCGTGCTCGAGTACGCGATCGCGCACGGCGTGAAACGCGTCGTGCTGCTCTCGTCGAGCTACGTGTACGGCGCGTTTCCCGACAACCCGTACTACATGGACGAGGACTCGCCGCTCAACGTCTCGCGCAACTACGCCGAGGTGCGCGACCTCTCCGAGGTCGACACGCTCGCGACCGCGTTCCTGTGGCGGCATCCCGAGGTCGCGACGACCGTGCTCCGCCCCGTGAGCACGCTCGGGTACTACGTGCACAGCAACATGGGCCGCTACCTCCGCGGGCGCTACGTGCCGACGATCATGGGCTTCAACCCGATGATGCAGTTCATCCACGAGGAGGACGTGGCGGAAGCCGTCGCGCTCGCGCTTCAGACGGGCACGCACGGCGTGTTCAACCTGACCGGTCCCGGCGCCGTTCCCCTCAAGGTGGCGATCCACGAGTCGGGCGGCACCGCCGTCCCGTTCCCGGAGACCGTGGCGCGCGCCGTCTTCAGCCGACTCTTCCGCTGGGGCCTCTACCCGACGCCTCCGGGCGCGATCAACTTCCTCAAGTACCCGTGCACGCTCGACGGTCGTCGCTTCCAGCAGGCGACGGGCTTCGCGCCGCTCTTCAGCCTCGAAGACGTGTTCGCGAGCGTGCGCCGCTGA
- a CDS encoding lysophospholipid acyltransferase family protein translates to MLRALYNSPAVGELQHEIDERMARIPTRLNAYGYDAWGFHTETAKRALTVTALLYRYWFRVETSGIERIPQGRCLLIGNHAGQVALDAAMIGAATFLEAEPPRIIRGMGEYWLPTVPFVNEIMVRTGSVVGTRKNCIDMLEQGECVIAFPEGVRGMNKLIWERYQLQEFGHGFMRLALETATPIVPIAVVGSEEQAPAIANLMPIARLLGMPAFPVTLTWPWLGPLGMVPLPVKYRIYFGEPMHFEGNPADEDDVIAEKVDQVKARIASMLADGLSARPSIFW, encoded by the coding sequence ATGCTGCGCGCACTCTACAACTCCCCGGCCGTCGGAGAGCTGCAGCACGAGATCGACGAGCGCATGGCGCGCATTCCGACGCGCCTCAACGCCTACGGCTACGACGCATGGGGGTTCCACACCGAGACGGCCAAGCGCGCGCTCACCGTCACGGCGCTCCTCTACCGCTACTGGTTCCGCGTCGAGACGAGCGGCATCGAACGCATCCCGCAGGGGCGGTGCCTCCTCATCGGGAACCACGCCGGCCAGGTCGCGCTCGACGCCGCCATGATCGGCGCGGCCACGTTCCTCGAGGCCGAGCCGCCGCGCATCATCCGCGGCATGGGCGAGTACTGGCTGCCGACGGTGCCGTTCGTGAACGAGATCATGGTGCGCACCGGCTCGGTCGTCGGGACGCGCAAGAACTGCATCGACATGCTCGAGCAGGGCGAGTGCGTCATCGCGTTTCCCGAAGGCGTGCGCGGCATGAACAAGCTCATCTGGGAGCGCTATCAGCTCCAGGAGTTCGGCCACGGCTTCATGCGGCTCGCGCTCGAGACCGCGACGCCGATCGTCCCGATCGCCGTCGTCGGCTCCGAGGAGCAGGCGCCCGCGATCGCCAACCTGATGCCGATCGCGCGCCTGCTCGGCATGCCGGCCTTCCCGGTGACCCTCACCTGGCCGTGGCTCGGCCCGCTCGGCATGGTGCCGCTGCCGGTCAAGTATCGCATCTACTTCGGCGAGCCCATGCACTTCGAGGGCAACCCGGCCGACGAGGACGACGTCATCGCGGAGAAGGTCGATCAGGTGAAGGCGCGCATCGCGTCCATGCTCGCGGACGGACTCTCGGCGCGCCCGTCGATCTTCTGGTAG
- a CDS encoding carboxyl transferase domain-containing protein: protein MRLPSRVRTSDPEFEQNRAHMERLVAELRAARARAAAGGPPDARERHTARGKLLPRERIERLLDPATPFLELSPLAATGCYDDEAPGASMVTGIGQIAGRHAVVVANDATVKGGTYYPLTVKKHLRAQEIALENRLASVYLVDSGGAFLPLQAEVFPDREHFGRIFYNQARMSAAGLPQVAVVLGSCTAGGAYVPAMCDEAIIVRNQGTIFLAGPPLVKAATGEEVSAEELGGGETHTRISGVADHLAENDADALRIAREIFAAMPPVEPAALARATPEPPAYDPAEIYGLVARDPRKQTDARELIARLVDGSRFHEFKALYGPTLVTGFAHLHGYPVGIVANQGVLFSESALKATHFIELCCARGVPLVFLQNITGFIVGKRYEQGGIAKDGAKMVNAVANAAVPKFTVLIGNSYGAGNYGMCGRAYQPRLMWSWPNSRISVMGGEQAAQTLLTVKQQQLAASGKALAEAEADALTAPIRAKYETEGSPYYATARLWDDGILDPLETRDALGLGLAAALNAPVERTTFGVFRM, encoded by the coding sequence ATGCGGCTTCCGTCTCGCGTCCGGACGAGCGATCCGGAGTTCGAGCAGAACCGGGCGCACATGGAGCGGCTCGTGGCCGAGCTGCGCGCGGCGCGCGCGCGGGCGGCGGCCGGCGGCCCGCCCGACGCGCGCGAGCGCCACACCGCGCGCGGGAAGCTCCTCCCGCGCGAGCGGATCGAGCGCCTGCTCGATCCGGCCACGCCGTTCCTCGAGCTGTCGCCGCTCGCAGCGACCGGGTGCTACGACGACGAGGCGCCGGGCGCGAGCATGGTGACCGGCATCGGCCAGATCGCGGGGCGCCACGCCGTCGTCGTCGCCAACGACGCGACGGTGAAGGGCGGCACCTACTATCCCCTCACGGTGAAAAAGCACCTGCGGGCGCAGGAGATCGCGCTCGAGAACCGGCTCGCCTCGGTCTACCTGGTCGACTCGGGCGGCGCCTTCCTGCCGCTCCAGGCCGAGGTCTTCCCGGACCGCGAGCACTTCGGCCGCATCTTCTACAACCAGGCGCGCATGTCGGCGGCGGGCCTGCCGCAGGTCGCAGTGGTGCTCGGCTCGTGCACGGCCGGCGGCGCCTACGTGCCGGCGATGTGCGACGAGGCGATCATCGTACGCAACCAGGGCACGATCTTCCTCGCCGGCCCGCCGCTCGTGAAGGCGGCGACGGGCGAGGAGGTGAGCGCCGAGGAGCTGGGCGGCGGCGAGACGCACACGCGCATCTCGGGCGTGGCCGACCACCTGGCCGAGAACGACGCCGACGCGCTCCGCATCGCGCGAGAGATCTTCGCCGCCATGCCGCCCGTCGAGCCGGCGGCGCTCGCGCGCGCGACGCCCGAGCCGCCCGCGTACGACCCGGCCGAGATCTACGGCCTGGTCGCGCGCGATCCGCGCAAGCAGACCGATGCGCGCGAGCTGATCGCGCGCCTCGTCGACGGGAGCCGCTTCCACGAGTTCAAGGCGCTCTACGGGCCGACGCTGGTGACGGGCTTCGCGCATCTGCACGGCTATCCGGTCGGGATCGTCGCCAACCAGGGCGTCCTCTTCTCCGAGTCGGCGCTCAAGGCGACGCACTTCATCGAGCTCTGCTGCGCGCGCGGCGTGCCGCTCGTCTTCCTGCAGAACATCACCGGCTTCATCGTCGGCAAGCGCTACGAGCAGGGCGGCATCGCGAAGGACGGCGCCAAGATGGTGAACGCGGTCGCCAACGCGGCGGTGCCGAAGTTCACGGTGCTGATCGGCAACTCGTACGGCGCGGGCAACTACGGCATGTGCGGACGCGCCTACCAGCCGCGCCTCATGTGGTCGTGGCCCAACAGCCGCATCTCGGTCATGGGCGGCGAGCAAGCGGCGCAGACCCTCCTCACCGTGAAGCAGCAGCAGCTCGCGGCGAGCGGCAAGGCGCTCGCGGAGGCCGAGGCCGACGCCCTCACGGCGCCCATCCGCGCCAAGTACGAGACCGAGGGCAGCCCCTACTACGCGACCGCGCGCCTGTGGGACGACGGCATCCTCGATCCCCTCGAGACGCGCGATGCGCTCGGCCTCGGGCTCGCGGCGGCGCTGAACGCGCCCGTCGAGCGAACGACGTTCGGCGTCTTCCGGATGTAG
- a CDS encoding DUF4215 domain-containing protein, protein MPKLLAPIVLALATHTALMAADQPIAGTRLTLKRSNSGTKLVFVSKDPAFLFPAFASGDDPSVVGATLDVISAAEGAAALAIPAGVGKPGWETKTTSPAYRFANKTAPAGPSPVRLALLKQGRLLRMVARDVGLPLATAHGAVGIRLTTGTVRSCALFNGATIRVDLPGRFVASGAISGALADCSDAALGATTTSSTTTSSTSTSTPTTTVPVCGNGIIEAGEQCDGAAGGSCAPLAPCGAPGTPAACQCCASTGSQCGFQGGPNAPCCDATAACVPICAPEFPAFCQTPSTFAGCNMTGTWYFFDDPSSRTYSIVEGAGGALSVVSFVYPDFATYQVATGMRMGAEVELAPNASPLFQESCDSATGGLCINLVRATPSVCGDGTIDAALQEECDDGNQLAGDCCSPTCRIEPGCP, encoded by the coding sequence GTGCCGAAGCTCCTGGCTCCGATCGTCCTTGCTCTCGCGACCCACACGGCGCTGATGGCAGCGGACCAGCCGATCGCCGGCACCCGCCTCACGCTCAAGCGATCCAACTCCGGGACGAAGCTCGTGTTCGTCTCGAAAGACCCGGCGTTCCTGTTCCCGGCCTTCGCCTCAGGCGACGATCCGTCCGTCGTCGGCGCGACCCTCGACGTCATCTCCGCAGCGGAAGGAGCGGCGGCGCTCGCCATCCCGGCAGGAGTGGGCAAGCCCGGATGGGAGACGAAGACCACGAGCCCGGCATATCGCTTCGCGAACAAGACCGCCCCGGCGGGACCGTCGCCGGTTCGGCTGGCGCTCCTGAAGCAGGGACGCCTGCTTCGCATGGTGGCGAGGGACGTCGGACTTCCGCTCGCGACGGCGCACGGCGCCGTCGGCATCCGGCTCACGACGGGAACGGTTCGGAGCTGCGCCCTGTTCAACGGGGCGACCATTCGCGTCGACCTGCCGGGACGCTTCGTCGCGTCGGGTGCGATCTCGGGCGCGCTTGCCGACTGCTCCGACGCGGCGCTCGGTGCGACGACGACGTCGAGCACGACCACGTCGAGCACCAGCACCTCGACCCCCACGACGACGGTACCGGTGTGTGGCAACGGGATCATCGAAGCGGGCGAGCAGTGCGACGGGGCAGCCGGTGGCTCATGTGCACCCTTGGCGCCGTGCGGTGCTCCGGGAACGCCCGCTGCGTGCCAGTGCTGCGCGTCGACGGGTAGCCAATGCGGGTTCCAGGGAGGCCCGAACGCGCCGTGCTGTGATGCGACGGCCGCCTGCGTGCCGATCTGTGCGCCGGAGTTCCCGGCCTTCTGCCAGACGCCCTCGACGTTCGCGGGCTGCAACATGACTGGGACATGGTATTTCTTCGATGATCCGTCGTCTCGCACCTACTCGATCGTCGAAGGAGCCGGCGGAGCTCTCAGCGTCGTCAGTTTCGTCTACCCGGACTTCGCCACCTACCAGGTCGCCACCGGAATGAGGATGGGAGCCGAGGTCGAACTCGCGCCGAACGCATCGCCACTCTTCCAGGAGAGCTGCGACTCCGCCACCGGCGGGTTGTGCATCAACTTGGTGCGCGCGACGCCGAGCGTCTGCGGCGACGGCACGATCGATGCCGCGCTCCAGGAAGAGTGCGACGATGGGAACCAGCTCGCGGGCGACTGCTGCTCGCCGACCTGCCGGATCGAGCCCGGCTGTCCGTAG